The following proteins are encoded in a genomic region of Salvelinus namaycush isolate Seneca chromosome 12, SaNama_1.0, whole genome shotgun sequence:
- the LOC120056819 gene encoding regulatory factor X-associated protein-like has translation MSEEESSTSAGNNNKDSSILLTKDGQTYYVDKSGVVDSRNVVTPQESDNNMFSYDMDDADEESDVLDTSDPRDSAASPEELNDEEGYGDSDNISKTCTYDGCTETTTQVAKQRKPWMCKKHRNKMYKDKYKRKKSDQAMSTGKQDESLEERPVSVNKQRLGTVGDRPARPSLIEQVLNQKRLSLLRSPEVIMFLQQQQRLLANQSVSQSQPHFQGC, from the exons ATGAGTGAAGAGGAGAGTTCCACATCAGCGGGTAACAACAATAAGGACTCAAGCATTCTCCTCACCAAGGACGGACAGACGTACTACGTTGACAAGAGCGGTGTTGTCGACAGCAGAAATGTAGTCACGCCGCAAGAGTCGGACAATAACATGTTCTCGTACGACATGGATGATGCCGACGAGGAGAGCGATGTTTTGGACACATCGGACCCGCGGGATAGCGCTGCGAGTCCCGAGGAACTCAACGACGAAGAAGGGTACGGGGATAGCGATAACATTTCAAAGACTTGTACATACGACGGTTGCACGGAAACTACGACCCAGGTAGCCAAGCAGCGGAAGCCGTGGATGTGTAAAAAACACCGCAATAAGATGTACAAAGACAAATACAAGAGGAAGAAGAGCGACCAGGCTATGTCCACTGGGAAACAAGAT gagagcttgGAGGAGAGGCCTGTATCTGTGAACAAGCAGCGTCTTGGTACCGTGGGGGACCGGCCGGCCAGACCCTCCCTCATCGAACAGGTGCTTAACCAGAAGAGACTG TCTCTGCTGAGGAGTCCTGAGGTGATCATGTTTCTACAGCAGCAGCAGCGTCTCCTAGCCAACCAGAGCGTCAGCCAATCACAGCCTCACTTCCAGGGCTGCTAA
- the LOC120056737 gene encoding macrophage mannose receptor 1-like yields MADMNKLNNTVEAWSLTEPAWIGLYNTSWRWSPGDTELESEGFWDKDTNLTKYILITEEKTWSEAQRYCQKNHTDLASVRNVTENNTIQNIIQDTIQKNYMRDKTKKNIIMKAIRDTIQLQEKVWIGLYRDWRWSDQSGSTFRNWMAGEPNGPNGPKGHNGGVVGGKHENLCVEVKFPSGEWNDHNCITEHPFICYDDKLVLVSENKTWSEALWHCRGLNMELVSVHNHSIQHWVKQEAKNASSPYVWLGLRYTCTLDFWFWVNGEESCYHNWADGEGYNTSKEQSGNTGAIERDGGKWVGLPETDKFNFICSKSDGQI; encoded by the exons ATGGCAGATATGAACAAGCTCAATAACACAGTAGAGGCTTGGTCATTAACTGAACCAGCCTGGATAGGGCTGTATAACACCAGCTGGAGGTGGTCTCCGGGAGACACAGAGTTAGAGAGTGAGGGGTTTTGGGACAAAG ACACAAATCTCACTAAGTACATCCTCATCACTGAAGAGAAGACTTGGAGCGAGGCTCAGCGCTACTGTCAGAAGAACCACACGGACCTGGCCAGTGTGAGGAATGTAACAGAGAATAACACCATACAGAACATCATACAGGACACCATACAGAAGAACTATATGAGGGATAAAACAAAGAAGAACATCATAATGAAGGCCATACGGGACACCATACAG TTACAGGAAAAGGTGTGGATCGGCCTGTATAGAGATTGGAGGTGGTCCGACCAGAGTGGCTCAACCTTCAGAAACTGGATGGCAGGCGAGCCAAACGGGCCAAACGGGCCAAAAGGGCATAACGGGGGAGTTGTGGGAGGAAAACACGAAAACCTCTGTGTGGAAGTTAAGTTCCCATCTGGAGAGTGGAATGATCACAACTGTATCACCGAACATCCTTTTATCTGCTATGAtg atAAGCTGGTCCTGGTCTCAGAGAACAAGACGTGGTCAGAAGCCCTGTGGCACTGCAGAGGCCTGAACATGGAGCTGGTGTCTGTCCACAACCACAGCATCCAGCACTGGGTCAAACAGGAAGCCAAGAATGCCTCCAGTCCCTACGTCTGGCTGGGCCTGAGGTACACCTGCACCCTGGACTTCTGGTTCTGGGTCAATGGAGAAGAGTCCTGCTACCACAACTGGGCCGACGGGGAGGGCTACAACACCAGCAAGGAGCAGTCTGGGAACACGGGGGCcatagagagagacggggggaagTGGGTCGGCCTGCCTGAGACTGACAAATTCAACTTCATCTGCAGCAAGAGTGATGGTCAgatttaa